A single Pygocentrus nattereri isolate fPygNat1 chromosome 28, fPygNat1.pri, whole genome shotgun sequence DNA region contains:
- the magoh gene encoding protein mago nashi homolog: MSTSDFYLRYYVGHKGKFGHEFLEFEFRPDGKLRYANNSNYKNDVMIRKEAYVHKSVMEELKRIIDDSEITKEDDALWPPPDRVGRQELEIVIGDEHISFTTSKIGSLIDVNQSKDPEGLRVFYYLVQDLKCLVFSLIGLHFKIKPI, from the exons ATGTCGACGAGCGACTTCTATTTAAGATATTATGTGGGCCACAAAGGAAAATTCGGACACGAGTTTCTGGAGTTTGAGTTTAGGCCGGACG ggAAGCTGAGATATGCCAACAACAGCAACTATAAAAATGATGTCATGATCAGAAAGGAG gCGTATGTTCACAAGAGCGTGATGGAGGAGCTGAAAAGGATCATAGATGACAGTGAAATCACCAAGGAAGATGATGCATTGTGGCCCCCTCCCGATAGGGTCGGAAGACAG GAACTGGAGATTGTCATCGGTGATGAACACATCTCATTCACAACATCCAAAATTGGATCTTTGATTGATGTCAACCAGTCTAA GGACCCAGAAGGCCTCAGAGTGTTCTACTACCTGGTACAAGACCTCAAGTGTCTTGTCTTCAGTCTCATTGGGCTCCATTTCAAGATCAAGCCTATCTAA
- the cpt2 gene encoding carnitine O-palmitoyltransferase 2, mitochondrial encodes MAYFLSHQINSTVCKLPLALRTTSARFVLTENQRKYSSDTGTDSEYLHRSVVPTMHYQKSLPRLPVPKLEDTIRRYLAAQRPLLNNEQYSNTEKLAHDFQNGTGKQLHEELVIHDKNNKHTSYISAPWFDMYLSARESVVLNFNPFMSFNPDPKPEYNDQVVRATNMVCSAVRFMKTLRAGLLEPEVFHLNPAKSNTDSFKKFIRWVPSSISWFGAYMVNAYPLDMSQYFRLFNSTRIPKPKRDELLTDEKGRHLLVMRRGNLYVFDAVGRDGNLVKPAEILSHLKYILADSTPAPAFPLGVLTSENRDVWAGLREKLLEAGNGEALGLVDNALFCVCLDEEEMRDHIHISHNMLHGNGCNRWYDKSFSIILTKDGQAAINFEHSWGDGVAVLRFQNEVFKDTTEKPLVGPNSQPAAVDSASAVRRLEFKLNTELQHGITKAKENFHAAVSKLTIDAMEFKQGGKEQLKKKKLSPDAIAQLAFQMGFLRQYGQTVATYESCSTAAFKHGRTETIRPASIHTQRCAQAFVQQPDQHSVEQLQGLLDACSKYHGQLTKEAAMGQGFDRHLFALRYLANSKGLTLPSLYQDPAYAAINHNILSTSTLTSPAVSLGGFAPVVPDGFGVGYGVHDDWIGCNVSSYPGRNVHEFLRCVHKSLEDIFHVIEGKPLKSS; translated from the exons ATGGCATATTTCCTCTCTCACCAAATAAATTCAACTGTGTGTAAGCTGCCCTTGGCATTGAGAACTACTTCTGCACGCTTTGTGCTAACTGAAAATCAGCGCAAATACAGCAGTGACACCGGGACGGATTCTGAGTACTTGCACAGAAGTGTTGTTCCGACCATGCACTACCAAAAGAGTTTACCGAG ATTACCGGTGCCAAAACTGGAAGACACAATACGGAGATACTTAGCAGCTCAAAGGCCCCTTCTAAATAATGAACAGTACAG TAATACAGAGAAGTTGGCACATGATTTCCAGAATGGCACTGGGAAGCAGTTACATGAGGAGCTTGTGATTCATGATAAAAACAACAAGCACACCAGCTATATTTCAG ctCCATGGTTTGACATGTACCTGTCTGCCCGTGAATCTGTGGTCTTGAACTTTAACCCCTTTATGTCGTTTAACCCTGACCCCAAACCAGAGTATAATGACCAAGTTGTTCGAGCCACTAATATGGTGTGCTCTGCAGTACGATTTATGAAGACCCTCCGTGCTGGTCTTCTTGAACCAGAGGTGTTCCATCTAAACCCTGCTAAAAGCAATACTGATTCCTTCAAGAAATTTATCCGATGGGTGCCTTCCTCCATTTCATGGTTTGGGGCCTACATGGTGAATGCATATCCCCTTGATATGTCTCAGTACTTCCGTCTCTTCAACTCCACGCGCATTCCCAAACCCAAGAGAGATGAGCTGCTCACTGACGAGAAAGGCCGTCACCTGCTGGTCATGAGAAGAGGTAACCTGTATGTATTTGATGCAGTAGGTAGGGATGGTAATCTGGTGAAGCCAGCTGAGATCCTGTCGCACCTCAAGTACATCTTGGCAGACTCAACACCAGCTCCTGCATTtcctctgggtgttctgacaaGCGAGAACAGGGACGTTTGGGCAGGACTTCGAGAAAAGCTTCTGGAGGCAGGGAACGGAGAGGCTCTAGGGTTAGTGGACAATGCTCTGTTTTGCGTTTGTCTGGATGAGGAGGAGATGCGTGATCACATACACATCTCCCACAACATGCTTCATGGGAACGGCTGTAACCGCTGGTATGATAAGTCCTTCAGTATCATCCTAACTAAGGATGGACAGGCAGCTATCAATTTTGAACACTCTTGGGGCGATGGTGTGGCTGTCCTGCGTTTTCAGAATGAAGTCTTTAAAGACACCACAGAAAAGCCGCTCGTTGGGCCTAACTCTCAGCCTGCTGCTGTAGACTCAGCCTCTGCTGTCCGGCGGCTGGAATTCAAGCTAAACACTGAACTGCAACATGGAATAACAAAGGCCAAAGAGAACTTTCATGCCGCTGTCTCCAAGCTCACCATTGATGCCATGGAGTTCAAGCAAGGGGGGAAAGAACAGCTGAAGAAAAAGAAGCTCAGCCCCGATGCCATCGCACAGCTAGCTTTCCAGATGGGATTCCTACGTCAATATGGGCAGACTGTAGCTACATATGagtcctgcagcactgctgccTTCAAACATGGCCGAACAGAGACCATCCGTCCAGCCAGCATTCACACACAACGCTGTGCTCAAGCCTTTGTTCAACAGCCAGACCAGCACAGTGTGGAGCAGCTTCAGGGCCTGCTGGATGCCTGCTCCAAATACCATGGCCAGCTCACCAAAGAGGCAGCCATGG GACAAGGGTTTGACAGACATCTTTTTGCCTTGCGCTACCTGGCTAATTCTAAAGGATTGACGCTCCCAAGTCTGTACCAGGACCCAGCATATGCAGCCATAAACCACAACATCCTGTCCACTAGCACTCTCACTAGCCCTGCTGTAAGTCTGGGTGGCTTTGCTCCTGTGGTGCCTGATGGTTTTGGAGTGGGCTATGGTGTCCATGACGATTGGATTGGATGCAATGTGTCCAGCTACCCCGGCAGGAATGTCCATGAATTCCTTCGATGTGTCCACAAGTCCCTTGAAGACATTTTTCATGTTATTGAAGGAAAACCTCTTAAATCCAGTTAA